In Castor canadensis chromosome 11, mCasCan1.hap1v2, whole genome shotgun sequence, a single genomic region encodes these proteins:
- the Dcakd gene encoding dephospho-CoA kinase domain-containing protein, with product MFLVGLTGGIASGKSSVIQVFHQLGCVVIDVDVIARHVVQPGYPAHQRIVEAFGTEVLLQDGNINRKVLGDLIFNQPDRRQLLNSITHPEIHKEMMKETFKYFLCGYRYVILDIPLLFETKKLLKYMKHTVVVYCDRDTQLARLMKRNNLNQEDAEARIKAQLPLKDKVRMANHVLDNSGEWSITEHQVILLHAKLERSLEYLPLRLGVLTGLAVIVSLLYLFIRYLLPSL from the exons ATGTTTCTGGTGGGCCTGACAGGGGGCATTGCCTCAGGCAAGAGCTCTGTGATCCAGGTGTTCCATCAGCTAGGCTGTGTGGTGATTGATGTGGATGTCATTGCTCGGCACG TGGTCCAGCCAGGGTACCCCGCCCACCAGCGCATTGTGGAGGCTTTTGGAACTGAGGTCTTGCTCCAGGATGGTAACATCAATCGCAAGGTCCTAGGGGATCTGATCTTTAACCAGCCTGACCGGCGGCAGCTGCTCAACTCCATCACCCACCCTGAGATCCACAAGGAAATGATGAAGGAGACCTTCAAATACTTCCTCTGTG GATACCGCTATGTGATCCTGGATATCCCTCTCCTGTTCGAGACCAAGAAGCTGCTCAAGTACATGAAGCACACGGTGGTAGTGTACTG TGACCGAGACACACAGCTGGCACGGCTGATGAAACGGAAcaacctgaaccaagaggacgCAGAGGCACGCATCAAGGCCCAGTTGCCCCTGAAGGACAAGGTCCGCATGGCCAACCACGTGCTAGACAATTCAGGCGAGTGGAGCATCACCGAACACCAGGTCATCCTCTTGCATGCCAAGCTGGAGCGCTCCCTGGAGTACCTGCCGCTGAGGCTTGGGGTCCTCACAGGTTTGGCTGTCATTGTCAGCCTCCTCTACCTGTTCATCCGCTACCTTCTGCCTTCCCTCTAG